One window of Acipenser ruthenus chromosome 17, fAciRut3.2 maternal haplotype, whole genome shotgun sequence genomic DNA carries:
- the LOC117423268 gene encoding alpha-N-acetylgalactosaminide alpha-2,6-sialyltransferase 1-like isoform X2, which yields MVAPISKNQDKTTLGEKAAASLRSTVMSLEPPLKPTVEKQATPVNVPKSMTKKSTVEKLRPQTPKKPWRIEDFILYPKWDIEEDYHRDPSAKKTTCPESIRSRSAEIDWFKQLFIPDISLFMHKEHFNDEEWKRLEHFNPPYGWMGTNYTEVKQAVELIPRPKEQKVLLSPKRNDGCIRCAAVGNGGILNGSRKGAEIDSHDYIFRVNGAVIKGFEDDVGVRTSFYVHTAQTMLSSLGDYKEGFTNVPMDKEIKYIMVTEDMRDYQWLRALLLNTTVSRGPYLEMRPRSYFGTDFTPENYLVAHPDFNRYIKNRFLKSKTVEGIDWAIYRPSTGAFALLLALHLCDVVDAYGYITEDYAKYPDHYYDKTKTKTVFYGNHDYALEIKEWKKLHDTKIMNLYQGR from the exons ATGGTGGCTCCCATTTCAAAAAACCAAGACAAAACAACTTTAGGAGAAAAAGCAGCCGCTTCTTTAAGATCTACAGTGATGAGCCTGGAGCCCCCTCTCAAACCCACTGTGGAAAAGCAAGCCACGCCTGTGAATGTGCCCAAATCTATGACAAAGAAGTCTACCGTAGAAAAGCTAAGACCACAGACCCCAAAGAAGCCCTGGAGGATCGAGGACTTTATACTCTACCCCAAGTGGGACATAGAGGAGGACTACCACCGGGACCCTTCTGCAAAAAAGACA ACCTGCCCAGAGTCTATAAGGTCCAGGTCTGCTGAAATTGATTGGTTTAAGCAGCTCTTCATCCCTGACATCAGCCTCTTCATGCACAAAGAGCACTTTAATGATGAGGAGTGGAAGAGGCTGGAACATTTCAACCCTCCGTATGGATGGATGGGGACTAATTACACAG aaGTCAAACAGGCTGTGGAATTGATACCTAGGCCAAAGGAACAGAAAGTCCTGCTCAGTCCCAAGAGGAATGACGGTTGTATCCGCTGTGCTGCTGTTGGGAATGGAGGGATCTTGAACGGCTCTCGGAAGGGTGCTGAAATCGACTCGCATGATTACATATTCCG TGTGAACGGGGCTGTTATCAAAGGCTTTGAAGATGATGTTGGAGTGAGAACCTCATTTTATGTCCACACAGCTCAAACCATGCTCTCGTCTCTCGGGGATTATAAGGAAGGTTTTACCAACGTACCCATGGATAAG GAAATAAAATACATCATGGTTACAGAAGATATGAGGGATTACCAATGGCTAAGAGCATTACTGCTGAATACTACGGTTTCCAGAGGACCCTATCTTGAAATGAG gCCAAGGTCGTATTTTGGGACGGATTTCACACCAGAAAACTATTTGGTTGCTCACCCTGATTTTAACAGATACATTAAAAACAG GTTCTTGAAATCAAAAACTGTTGAAGGAATAGATTGGGCCATCTACAGACCAAGCACCGGAGCCTTCGCTCTGCTCCTGGCTCTGCACCTCTGTGATGTT GTCGATGCCTATGGATATATCACAGAAGACTATGCCAAATATCCAGACCACTACTATGACAAGACAAAGACAAAAACTGTGTTTTACGGCAATCACGACTATGCATTGGAAATCAAGGAGTGGAAGAAACTGCATGATACTAAAATCATGAACCTGTATCAAGGGAGATAG
- the LOC117423268 gene encoding alpha-N-acetylgalactosaminide alpha-2,6-sialyltransferase 1-like isoform X1, with protein sequence MKMQRLEKRFLGLIVVVLLLIGAFFFKYEGDLDYLDRYVMVAPISKNQDKTTLGEKAAASLRSTVMSLEPPLKPTVEKQATPVNVPKSMTKKSTVEKLRPQTPKKPWRIEDFILYPKWDIEEDYHRDPSAKKTTCPESIRSRSAEIDWFKQLFIPDISLFMHKEHFNDEEWKRLEHFNPPYGWMGTNYTEVKQAVELIPRPKEQKVLLSPKRNDGCIRCAAVGNGGILNGSRKGAEIDSHDYIFRVNGAVIKGFEDDVGVRTSFYVHTAQTMLSSLGDYKEGFTNVPMDKEIKYIMVTEDMRDYQWLRALLLNTTVSRGPYLEMRPRSYFGTDFTPENYLVAHPDFNRYIKNRFLKSKTVEGIDWAIYRPSTGAFALLLALHLCDVVDAYGYITEDYAKYPDHYYDKTKTKTVFYGNHDYALEIKEWKKLHDTKIMNLYQGR encoded by the exons GTATGTCATGGTGGCTCCCATTTCAAAAAACCAAGACAAAACAACTTTAGGAGAAAAAGCAGCCGCTTCTTTAAGATCTACAGTGATGAGCCTGGAGCCCCCTCTCAAACCCACTGTGGAAAAGCAAGCCACGCCTGTGAATGTGCCCAAATCTATGACAAAGAAGTCTACCGTAGAAAAGCTAAGACCACAGACCCCAAAGAAGCCCTGGAGGATCGAGGACTTTATACTCTACCCCAAGTGGGACATAGAGGAGGACTACCACCGGGACCCTTCTGCAAAAAAGACA ACCTGCCCAGAGTCTATAAGGTCCAGGTCTGCTGAAATTGATTGGTTTAAGCAGCTCTTCATCCCTGACATCAGCCTCTTCATGCACAAAGAGCACTTTAATGATGAGGAGTGGAAGAGGCTGGAACATTTCAACCCTCCGTATGGATGGATGGGGACTAATTACACAG aaGTCAAACAGGCTGTGGAATTGATACCTAGGCCAAAGGAACAGAAAGTCCTGCTCAGTCCCAAGAGGAATGACGGTTGTATCCGCTGTGCTGCTGTTGGGAATGGAGGGATCTTGAACGGCTCTCGGAAGGGTGCTGAAATCGACTCGCATGATTACATATTCCG TGTGAACGGGGCTGTTATCAAAGGCTTTGAAGATGATGTTGGAGTGAGAACCTCATTTTATGTCCACACAGCTCAAACCATGCTCTCGTCTCTCGGGGATTATAAGGAAGGTTTTACCAACGTACCCATGGATAAG GAAATAAAATACATCATGGTTACAGAAGATATGAGGGATTACCAATGGCTAAGAGCATTACTGCTGAATACTACGGTTTCCAGAGGACCCTATCTTGAAATGAG gCCAAGGTCGTATTTTGGGACGGATTTCACACCAGAAAACTATTTGGTTGCTCACCCTGATTTTAACAGATACATTAAAAACAG GTTCTTGAAATCAAAAACTGTTGAAGGAATAGATTGGGCCATCTACAGACCAAGCACCGGAGCCTTCGCTCTGCTCCTGGCTCTGCACCTCTGTGATGTT GTCGATGCCTATGGATATATCACAGAAGACTATGCCAAATATCCAGACCACTACTATGACAAGACAAAGACAAAAACTGTGTTTTACGGCAATCACGACTATGCATTGGAAATCAAGGAGTGGAAGAAACTGCATGATACTAAAATCATGAACCTGTATCAAGGGAGATAG